One window of the Cryptomeria japonica chromosome 7, Sugi_1.0, whole genome shotgun sequence genome contains the following:
- the LOC131039082 gene encoding probable (S)-N-methylcoclaurine 3'-hydroxylase isozyme 2 yields the protein MDIPLLYWCSTILIIPLTLFYLQCKRKKASALPLPPPPRPTAWHILANLFQLAKRPHEYLYELSLKYEPLMSFRMGMKRIVVVSSPAMAKEVLKTHDHIFVGWTVVETAKVFSHHKSSLLWGEYGPHWRFLRRIVTIELFSPQRLEIQKNLRGDQVFHTVWQIFQSKGKAVNIEHLVFCNTMNVLGKMIFSTSLLDPHNPASVGLKDTMWKIVKLSGDRISTKNIKRQQKDSYNDFLDVLLKARTEDFILYDVKAVEF from the exons ATGGATATCCCGCTGCTTTATTGGTGTTCTACAATCCTCATTATTcctctaacattattctatttgcaatgcaagaggaagaagGCTTCAGCTCTCCCTCTTCCACCACCACCTAGACCTACTGCTTGGCATATTCTAGCAAACTTATTTCAGCTGGCCAAAAGGCCTCATGAGTATCTCTATGAGCTTTCTCTGAAATACGAACCACTCATGAGTTTTCGTATGGGCATGAAAAGAATAGTGGTGGTCTCATCTCCTGCCATGGCGAAGGAGGTTCTCAAAACCCATGACCACATCTTCGTTGGATGGACCGTCGTAGAAACAGCTAAAGTGTTCTCCCACCACAAGTCGTCCTTACTGTGGGGTGAGTATGGACCTCACTGGCGGTTTCTTAGACGAATTGTAACTATTGAACTTTTCAGCCCCCAAAGACTAGAAATTCAAAAGAATCTCAGAGGAGATCAAGTATTTCACACGGTTTGGCAAATATTTCAGAGCAAGGGAAAGGCAGTTAACATTGAGCATTTGGTGTTTTGCAACACTATGAATGTGTTAGGCAAAATGATATTCAGTACAAGTTTGTTAGATCCACACAATCCAGCTTCTGTGGGATTGAAGGATACCATGTGGAAAATCGTGAAGCTTTCCGGA GATAGGATTTCCACCAAAAACATAAAGCGTCAGCAGAAAGACTCCTATAACGATTTTCTCGACGTTCTGCTTAAGGCCAGGACTGAGGATTTCATACTCTATGATGTTAAagctgtagaattttga